The following are from one region of the Rhodospirillaceae bacterium genome:
- a CDS encoding glycosyltransferase family protein, whose protein sequence is MTNTAIIVQARLGSSRLPGKVLMDLHGKTVLAHVLNRCQAIDGADVVCCAIPESPDNDPIAAEAEQCDAVVFRGSENDVLDRYLQAARMVKADIVLRVTSDCPLIAPDVCADVLRLRAQRDTDYAGNNTPPSWPHGLDCEAITVAWLERAAAEATEPMDREHVSPYIRRHAEALKANLDGPGGDMLNHRWTLDFPEDLEFMRNLFAVMPKTGKIPGVDQTLALLDVHPEIFALNQMHHDSDHDPDAASAHDAKRYAHAGEAT, encoded by the coding sequence ATGACTAACACCGCCATCATTGTTCAGGCCCGCCTCGGGTCATCCCGGTTGCCAGGAAAGGTGCTAATGGATCTGCATGGCAAGACGGTTTTGGCTCACGTTCTGAATCGCTGTCAGGCCATCGACGGGGCCGATGTTGTTTGTTGCGCCATCCCCGAATCCCCGGATAACGACCCCATTGCAGCAGAAGCCGAACAATGCGACGCCGTCGTTTTTCGCGGATCAGAAAACGACGTGCTGGATCGCTACCTGCAGGCGGCCCGCATGGTTAAAGCGGATATCGTTCTACGTGTGACCAGCGATTGCCCGCTGATCGCGCCGGATGTCTGCGCCGATGTGCTGCGCCTTCGCGCGCAACGTGACACCGATTACGCCGGTAACAATACGCCACCCTCATGGCCGCATGGCCTGGATTGCGAGGCAATAACCGTTGCCTGGCTGGAACGGGCAGCGGCCGAGGCGACAGAACCCATGGACCGGGAACATGTCTCGCCCTACATCCGCCGCCATGCTGAGGCCCTGAAAGCCAACCTGGACGGTCCCGGCGGCGATATGCTTAACCACCGCTGGACCCTGGATTTCCCCGAAGACCTGGAATTCATGCGCAACCTGTTCGCCGTCATGCCCAAGACCGGGAAAATTCCCGGCGTCGACCAGACCCTGGCGTTGCTCGACGTGCACCCGGAAATTTTTGCCCTTAATCAGATGCACCATGATTCCGACCACGACCCGGATGCCGCTTCGGCGCACGATGCCAAACGTTATGCCCACGCCGGAGAAGCGACATGA